A stretch of Podospora bellae-mahoneyi strain CBS 112042 chromosome 5, whole genome shotgun sequence DNA encodes these proteins:
- a CDS encoding hypothetical protein (EggNog:ENOG503NWTF; COG:G), whose product MLSSFLLRPHLLTLSPNLDRPSPPVSAKQLFQSETRRAPQNPPPRQGRMNSSSEKVAAGEVNNIENADSKAGSKAGSDVHRSPADFGFTPEQEKAILRRVDRRLVLTVGAMYCISLMDRTNLGAANIAGMGVDLVLIGNRYSLISLLFFVTYIIFQPPSTILVRKIGPRLHLAAITVLWGAVMIGMGFVVNWEQMAGMRLLLGVLEAGFFPSAVYLLSTWYTRYEVGKRNAVFYLIGSCASAFAGILAYGIMQMKGLADMNGWRWIFVIEGIITCVLGLLGYWLLVDFPDSKRESWSFLGPTEKEWICARVNADRGDVKVQEFSIKKYLGAGLDWKIWAYAMIFFNTTTVTYALAYFLPIILNLELGFSVGEAQCLVAPPYAFAAIIIYLSGWIGDRYHVRGPVIVGNIILCMIGLPIMGFAKSSAVRYFGVFFVTAGANANVSTALSYQANNIRGQWKRAFCSATFVMFGGIGGIAGSLVFRGEDAPHYRPGLYACIATSGLTLILVGILSLSFYRSNSAADRGEKELEADGDEDYEPGFRYTY is encoded by the exons ATGCTGTCGTCCTtccttcttcgtcctcacctcctcaccctttCACCAAACCTCGACCGCCCATCCCCCCCCGTTTCAGCCAAACAGCTCTTCCAGTCGGAGACCAGAAGGGCACCgcaaaacccccccccccgacAGGGAAGAATGAACTCCTCTTCGGAGAAGGTCGCCGCCGGCGAAGTTAACAACATTGAGAATGCTGACTCCAAGGCTGGTTCCAAGGCTGGCTCGGATGTCCACCGCTCGCCTGCCGACTTTGGCTTCACACcagagcaggagaaggccaTTCTCAGACGGGTCGATCGCCGTCTCGTCTTGACTGTCGGTGCCATGTACTGCATCTCGCTCATGGACCGTACCAACTTGGGTGCCGCCAACATCGCCGGTATGGGTGTTGATCTCGTCTTGATTGGAAACCGCTAC TCTCTCATCTCCCTCTTGTTCTTCGTCACCTACATCATCTTCCAGCCCCCATCCACCATTCTTGTCCGCAAGATTGGTCCCAGATTGCATTTGGCTGCCATCACTGTCTTGTGGGGTGCCGTCATGATCGGTATGGGTTTCGTCGTGAACTGGGAGCAGATGGCCGGCATGAGACTTCTTCTCGGTGTGTTGGAGGCTGGCTTCTTCCCCAGCGCTGTCTACCTTTTGAGCACCTGGTACACTAGAT ATGAGGTTGGAAAGAGAAACGCCGTCTTCTATCTCATTGGTTCTTGCGCCAGTGCCTTTGCTGGTATCCTGGCTTACGGA ATCATGCAAATGAAGGGCCTTGCTGACATGAACGGTTGGAGATGGATCTTCGTCATTGAAGGTATCATCACCTGCGTGCTCGGTCTTTTGGGCTACTGGCTCCTCGTCGACTTCCCCGACTCCAAGAGAGAGTCCTGGTCTTTCCTTGGCCCCACCGAGAAGGAGTGGATTTGTGCTCGTGTCAACGCCGACCGTGGTGATGTCAAGGTCCAGGAATTCTCCATCAAGAAGTACCTTGGTGCCGGTCTCGACTGGAAGATTTGGGCCTACGCCAtgatcttcttcaacaccaccaccgtcacctACGCCCTCGCCTACTTCTTGCCCATCATTCTCAACCTCGAGCTCGGATTCTCGGTCGGCGAGGCTCAGTGCCTGGTTGCTCCTCCCTATGCCTttgccgccatcatcatctacCTCTCTGGCTGGATCGGCGACAGGTACCACGTCCGCGGCCCCGTCATCGTCGGAAACATTATCCTCTGCATGATTGGTCTCCCCATCATGGGCTTCGCCAAGAGCTCGGCCGTCCGCTACTTTggcgtcttcttcgtcaccgCCGGCGCCAACGCCAACGTCTCGACCGCCCTGTCCTACCAGGCCAACAACATCCGCGGCCAGTGGAAGCGCGCCTTTTGCTCGGCCACCTTTGTCATGTTTGGCGGCATCGGCGGCATCGCCGGCTCGCTCGTCTTCAGAGGCGAGGACGCGCCCCACTACCGCCCTGGTCTCTATGCCTGCATTGCCACCAGCGGTCTCACTCTGATCCTGGTTGGCATTCTCAGCTTGAGCTTCTACCGGTCCAACAGCGCGGCCGACAGGGGCGAGAAGGAGCTTGAGgctgatggcgatgaggattATGAGCCTGGGTTCCGTTACACTTACtaa